The genomic segment cctatacatacttgaggggtaagcttatttagtctcatacattaaagatgcactgttgaccttcagagtccaaactttttatcattgtggtattgtagataggtgtacactccaaatactaagtacaagtgtggtgagtgtaacaagcaaatgttttttagtcaatggcccaaatttattttctatttgatggacaataaatacatgtgtaatcaatgccaacaatccagtttaagtaatttggtttagattagccattgtccataatattacaatagtttgtggctaaattttctccccttctgtatcatataagttcaccgtttcctgttttagatattgttgatcctattgagttccatctcttattcttgattcactttcatattaactttcatttatgtccaaacaatttgactttttgccaaatttcacatttatggcaaataataaacagtaaggaggcacaaaggacgtcggtgcccccgggccccatgtttgtCTTGTGTCATCGACGTGAATATATCAGGTGGTCACCTATGTCACCAGCACCGAGTTAAAAAGGGCTCAAGTTTATGGAGAAAGATTTGGTTGGAGGCTGAGGTTTTGTGTGGATTTTTAATATACAAATACTTTTCACTCAAAGATAAAGGGAGCTGATTGAAACTGAATCAGTGTTATTTCCTTTCAGTGTAGATTTCTAAAACATTCTCTTACAAATGGTTTTGTGATGAGGGAAGAAACAAGGGTTTAGCTGACAACACTACTGACTTGAAATGCACACCATGACATACAAATCATGCTAAGAAAAactgctgactcagcatttttgcaAGTTTTTCTCGTACAGAATCTTATAATTGTATCTTGGTATCTGGCATAACAACACActgtttttgaattatttttcacaGCAAATTCTCTTACTTTGTcttctgtcaaaattttgagaaaataaagCTGTCAGAATGACTTTGTTTTTAGTTCTTCATGCAAATCAAAGGAATAGCTGATATCGAATACTTGCAGGTTGTCCAGCCTCAACAGGAGAGAGTGGTATTGGAAAGATAAAATGCAACTCCCCCAAACTGTCTTTTTTAATGTCTGACCCCCAAACACTGTTGTAAATCTAAACCACCTGTTATCCATCGGAACCCCCCAGATATTGTGTCAGTTGAGCATTTTACTCCatttcaatctgattaaaatcatatATAGAGTACGGCGACCTCTGTCACCTCtcagaggcgacagcaagagaataccgcacAAGTACAGAGGTCAtcatactctacatctgattttaatcagattgactccatttgtaattttttgtgtgCATTTATTGATTAAAGATAAGATTGGTTGATAAAGCTACCATCCTGAACGTGTTATTCTTAATTCAGAAATATAGcattcagaaaacaaatctaAACTCGAAGATTTAAATTTGGTCCACTGTTAATGGAAATGGTCGTGTGAAAcagtgaaataatgaaatttgcctATTTCGACATTTCTTGATTTCTGGAAGAAATGTTTAGCCGAATAATGTTATGGATTATGTAACTCATACTGCAGCATGCCAGCAAGCAAGCCTCTTTTTGAAAAAACTTATTCCAACAAAGGGCCGAAtggaacaaatctacataaataTGAATGGTCGAGCAAATGACCAACATTACAATGCAACTTGTCAgaaaaaattaatcattttactaaaagaagtgaaagagaaatatcaaaataaaaatccaTATCATCATATAGATGCGTTCAGGACGCagcaacttttttgacaaagataatttttttccaaaacgtgataaataaaacaaatctacttATTTGTGAATGTGTCaagtgtttgaacaaaattacacttatctaaaaaaaaaaaaagttattcaactaaaaagatcatcatataaatTCTTTCAGGACGAAcccttctccttcaagtcttacaaggcttgaaaactttggaaTAAAATTCTCAGCTCTGTTTATCATCTTATTTACGAAACATAATGTACCGGTATTCATCCATGAACAGTTTACAGGATGACATGATGACTCAGGCAGCCACCAGCCTATCAGCGAAAAGCGCCCCCAACAATGATATTTTTATAGGTTTAGTTTGAAGGTCAAAGGCCAAACGTTTGAATGGGTGCTCTTCAACAGGTGGCAGCTTAGGCGAGCAGCTTACCGAGGCTGAAAATCGCTATTTCTTCTGTAATTTTCACCTGTGATTACATTTCCTGAGTGTTTTCCACGTTGTTTTAGGGTTTGTGCGACAGGAATCGTTGCATCAAGATGACATCGGCGGGAATAATGAACAATAACAGCGCTACTCTTCGGGGTCGAGAGTATCAGACCAGTTACAACACTGTCTCCAGTGGCAGATATACACGTGACATTCTCTTCAGTCCTAaacacaggcgacccaataggttctgagttttcacactgttttctctatcattttctcttctttcttcatgctctgaatgatcggaataaataaaataaatggtttatataacctaacctagcctctgtgactctttatttattttacactccattacaaggatatatatctctcatacacacatgctgtaattaactagtcaacacaactaattatgctaatccgtggacttatcagggattttacggattggtcaacatcgcgaaagataggaatggttactaaaacgggaaggtaagaagctcgGGCTGACTTGCAGCAGTTTCGAAGGTTGTAGCTGGTTGGCCGAttcaaattatataatttgcatatgtgcataatttacCTAGAAGCAGTAATGCATTGACGGTTGTGGCTATGTTCGATGTTGTCAATTACAAcgcttttcagaattagagcgcgaagccactgcagtgaactgcaataaaactgctcacactaattagtttcagctgtagccagctggcaaagtcgacaacatcgtatgtcccatgcagacagtttgtctggggaagttgataaaaaagatttgtacatggaccagtgcatggtaatgttacattgtatcctaatcttgaacacagggtgccaatcgtaaactctcatttacaactcgagcctcagacagagctagttttgcctttgtacaagcagactttttggtctttatcagtagccttgttcaacaccaaagtggccacgactacagctgaaactaattagtgtaagcagttttattgcagttcactgcagtggcttcgcgctctaattctgaaaagcgTTGTAAACCACAGTAGTAAGAAATTGGAATAAGCTAAGTGTTCTTAACTATTTGTGcgtctatttttttttaatgtaaatttgatATGCTTGTTCTACACTtggttttttggggtttttttgagGGATTATGTCGTTCACGACAGCTTGTTCATGCTTTAAACTTGCGTTCTTTTTCTGTTGATCATAGctaggctttttctgtgttgagctcTGTTGATCACAGCTATACCTTTTCtatgttgatcagtgttgatcacaggcttttctgtgttgagcactgttgatcatagctaggctttttctgtgttgagatCTGTTGATCACAGCTATgccttttctgtgttgagcagtgttgatcatgttgatcagtgttgatcacaggcttttctgtgttgagcactgttgatcgtgttgatcacaggcttttctgtgttgagcactgttgatcgtattgatcacaggcttttctgtgttgagcactgttgatcacagctaggcttttttctgtgttgagcagtgttgatcatgttgatcagtgttgatcacaggcttttctgtgttgagcactgttgatcgtattgatcacaggcttttctgtgttgagcactgttgatcataGCTAGgcttttttctgtgttgagcagtgttgatcatgttgatcagtgttgatcacaggcttttctgtgttgagcactgttgatcatagctaggctttttctgtgttgagcactgttgatcatgttgatcagtgttgatcacaggcttttctgtgttgagcagtgttgatcacagctaggctttttctgtgttgatcatgttgatcagtgttgatcacaggcttttctgtgttgagcagtgttgatcgtgttgatcacaggcttttctgtgttgagcactgttgatcacagctaggctttttctgtgttgagcagtgttgatcatgttgatcagtgttgatcacaggcttttctgtgttgagcagtgttgatcacagTTAGGCTtattctgtgttgagcactgttgatcatagctaggctttttctgtgttgagcagtgttgatcatgttgatcagtgttgatcacaggcttttctgtgttgagcactgttgatcgtgttgatcacaggcttttctgtgttgagcactgttgatcacaattaggctttttctgtgttgagcagtgttgatcatgttgatcacaggcttttctgtgttgagcagtgttgatcatgttgatcagtgttgatcacaggcttttctgtgttgagcactgttgatcacagctaggctttttctgtgttgagcactgttgatcatagctaggctttttctgtgttgagcagtgttgatcatgttgatcagtgttgatcacaggcttttctgtgttgagcactgttgatcctgttgatcacaggctttttctgtgttgagcactgttgatcatgttgatcagtgttgatcacaggcttttctgtgttgagcagtgttgatcacagctaggctaatttttgttttgtttttctgtgttgagcagtgttgatcatgttgatcagtgttgatcacaggcttttctgtgttgagcactgttgatcgtgttgatcacaggcttttctgtgttgagcactgttgatcatagctaggctttttctgtgttgagcactgttgatcatgttgatcagtgttgatcacaggcttttctgtgttgagcagtgttgatcacagctaggcttttttctgtgttgagcagtgttgatcatgttgatcagtgttgatcacaggcttttctgtgttgagcactgttgatcgtgttgatcacaggcttttctgtgttgagcactgttgatcatagctaggctttttctgtgttgagcactgttgatcatgttgatcagtgttgatcacaggcttttctgtgttgagcactgttgatcacagctaggctttttctgtgttgagcagtgttgatcatgttgatcagtgttgatcacaggcttttctgtgttgagcagtgttgatcacagctaggctttttctgtgttgatcatgttgatcagtgttgatcacaggcttttctgtgttgagcagtgttgatcacaggcttttctgtgttgagcactgttgatcacagctaggctttttctgtgttgagcagtgttgatcatgttgatcagtgttgatcacaggcttttctgtgttgagcactgttgatcacagTTAGGCTtattctgtgttgagcactgttgatcatgttgatcagtgttgatcacaggcttttctgtgttgagcactgttgatcacagCTAGGCTTTCAGCTCAGGGCTTTTTCTGCTGTTTTGAGCACTCGGAACTTCAGCATTAATTTTTCCCTGGCATATATATGTCCTATTCTTCTCCAATATATTTTAAATCACCCCCATTAAGCCACATTACCTGCATTTACATTCATTTGTCTACTACTGGCGACGGATTCGTTGAATAAAGTTTTGGTATCTTCGCGGGATTTTGAAATCGGCCGCCATTTCCAGGGGCTCTTCACGTGACTAAGAACGCAATGAATGCAACGTCACGCAGCGATATTTTAAACGAGAACGGGAACTTGGCGTGTGACTTACAAATGGGCCGAGTGAACTTCTCGTGAACTCATATCACCATACAATGGACTCGACGGAAGACGTAAgtaatacatatgtatatatttttttcaaaacaagtgCACGTGTCTGGCAAATTCAACATGTTCATGTTCGAATGCAGACTTTTCTCACTCATCAGGTATTTACTTTGACCGTCATTTCTATCGAGAAAACACATCCAGCAACTTTTAGCGATTTAGAAACCTTTGTAGGACGCCTGAAATAATATGCCGATCACAAAGCTGTGGCCTGAATCCAGGATTTGAGTTGTAAGAATCGCACAACACTCGCAGAATTGTGATTTTTCGATAAACGGCTATGATTTCTCGACGACATATGTGCAAAGTTTTCCGCTGCCGCCTGTGTTTGTAAGCTTATGCGTTGTTGCTTACGGCAAAGTAGTTACGTTGCAGTCGAGTCTACATGAACGTGAATACTTTCCCCGATACTTTCACATCAGCGATATCCAGCATTGTATTATTCGGGGCTACGACGAAAGGACGGATCTGTCTtattgcaaaaacaaaaatcgcTTGCAGTGCAGTGCAAGCCTCACTTTACAGCCGTAGATTTTGGGCGCGACGTTACTCCATGGCCGGGCTGTCTGATGAGTGATGACCGGCTGCGGCCGGAAGTTCATGTTGACCACACGGGCTGATCTTTTTATCTCAGACTATATAATCATAGCCTATCCATCTTGCTTATTTTCGAACCGATGACCGTAGAGGATAAAAGAATTTAGATTCACGCTAAACAAACTGGATTTACGATGATCAAACTTGCATTTTTACCTTCACGGATTGAGTTGACCCTCAAAGAGTCCAAGCATTTATCGTGGGTTTATAGTGCGTATCCCATGAGCGTTTTTCTCTGATCTCGGGCGCAGCGTAGCCCAACATGGAAAAATGAAACACGATTTCTATTATTTGAATATGACGTTATTTTTtgatagaattttaacaaagATACGTTAGGAAAGAGGGAGAATCTGCAAGACAACGCTAGTTTGTTTGGACTGTAAAAGCTACAATGAAGCACCAGAAGTGAGCCACTACAGCTGTATATGCAGCGCACACAAAAAATGTTTGTGGCAGCACTATGGTCTTTGGCTAAATAGAAACCGACTGACAGATAAAATACTTTAGAAAATAGGAGTGCAGTCAATACAAGATGTGAATAAACTATAACACAAAGAAAGATAAACAATCATGCATAACTATAAACTTACATAAATAAGAGACCCTAGAAATAAAGGCCTATGCACATGGGAAGtcgattaaaaataaaatgaacagcATCATGAAAGTGAAGAGCAAACTATATGGACGCTGAAAATGGCATAGCAGAGTAATTGAAAGAAAGGAGTATGCAAGTTGATTCTAATGTAACGCTTTGAAATGCTCCGGCATACATATCATTTAGTGTTCAGATttattttgcttgtttttttcactgtgtatgtgtacatgtgtttcTACATATTTCATTGTCTTGTTTTTGTACCCATTTTTCAGCCAAAGGTCCCTACGAATACAAATTTCATAATCTGACTGCTAGACCTTTCATAGTCTTCATAATGATTTGCTCTTGGGAGATGGATTGTATCTTTAGCATGGAATGTCTGTTTCATTGGTTTTGACATGTTTGCTCAACATTTCACATAGACATCACCGCCACCTTCATCCGATGACAGCCAAGAGCACATCGATGTTTCAAGCACAGTTAGAGGCAGGGGCAGAGGCAGGGGTAGAGGCAGAGGCAGAGGTCGTGCAAGAGGAAGAGGTAGAGGAAGGGGCAGACATACTACCACAGAAGCCAGACCAACATCAAGTAATGAGGCCTTACTCAATATAGAACAGAGGAAGGTAACGTTACGGGTAAGCCATTTATCACATATGTGTGTGAATATTGCCTttttctttatcttcagaccCAAAGGGTCCACATTAGTGCTGGTACAGCTATTTTACTATCATGGTGTGTGCTCTTATGCTCAGTCACAATGATGTCTTTATAAACTTGGTGCACAGACATGCATgtaaaaaatttgtcattttctttcaggcCATGATAGAACAAATGAACGacagaaaaaaatgaccaaCTGCTAAAGATTATTGAGAACCAACCAAGTCTTGTGTTTAACTTGGCAGTACCGCAACCACAACAACCTGGAGTGGGCGGATACCATCCGTCAGAATCATCTTCCAAACCAGATTGGTGTGTTTGCACATTTTGTAGGGAAATGCCCACACAACCAGAGAGAAAGTGCTGTGATAGACCTCATGAATTCTGTATGTCACAATCACCGGTGAGTAGTTAACTTGTAAGCTTTGAAACTGTGCTACTCATGCTTCTGAAAACTGAAAGCAATCCAGCAAGTTAGTCCTGATTCACTGACTTTGGGATTATTATAAGCATCAACATGCAGTACAGGTAGCTGCACTGACTCTGTACTCAGTGAAGTCATCGTATTATTTAAGACAATGCAAAAAATCTGCAAGAATCATCAGTCtgtaatttgataattttgataacaaTTAACTTCCATGTGTCATGTTCACTCAAAGTTCCACAAAAGTTCCACATTAAAAGTCaccaaatcatgaaaataactaAACTCAAGTTAACACTGATTTATCATAGGATACATTGATCTAGACCAAACAGACGTAGGATCAATGGaatcaattttttccaaaactcTAGATTACCTCTAACATTGTCTTTCTTTATCTTTTAGGATTTGAGAATCTTCTGCTTGAACGAAGGGGTCCTGGCAATAGCTAGGGCTTACCGAAGGGATGTTTTGGCATTGAACGAGGATGCAGACCTGAATAAGTGTAACAGACATGCTGCGTATAGGCAGTTTATTGTGGCAGTATGGAAGATTGGGTGCTGGGGACAGAAGGGTCATTCCTAGTTGTTGTGTGTGGGCCATCCGTGATAAGTTCCCAGACAGATTTGGACAATACACAGGATTTAATCCTGGGAGATTGGCCTAAGTTTAATCGGTTGTTACATTTGATGTTATTCTGTCAGTGATTATGTTGTACACTTAAACATGTTGACTTTTCCTTTGATGTTTCattataaaatgaataaatctgttgaaaacaataatttgtgtTTGCTCCTATCCCAGTAAATGGTGCATAACTGGTgcataaaatgtgaaatagtTAAATAAATTCACTAGCCACCACTGTTACCTTGCAAAAACGGAACAATCTTTATTTATACCTGGCCTGGCTGTTTTGTTGTCACTGGTGACACTGCTTATTGAGAGGTAAATGTCAGGGCTGTAAATGTCAGGGCATGTACAAGCCTGCGGGACGGAAGAGTTCTTCCTCCTGAGTGGTTCgatatgaaaacaacaacaacaacaaaacttaTACAGAACAACAATAAAACTTTAAATATACAGAAATCGATAAACTGCTTCAGGAAGAATAATGCTTACTAACTACCTCAACAAAGGAGTATACAGTGTAAGAATTTGATTCTCATTGACTGTACATAAAAGCGTTTTTAGCACAAACATCAAAAATCTCCTTATTGTAACCTCTGTTGTTTCTAGTCAAAGATATTACCATTGCTTGTCTTGGTTATGCTATTGGTGGCCCTACTTAGAGTATATCAAtttaccccccaaaaaaatttgatt from the Ptychodera flava strain L36383 chromosome 2, AS_Pfla_20210202, whole genome shotgun sequence genome contains:
- the LOC139120128 gene encoding la-related protein 1-like; the protein is MDSTEDTSPPPSSDDSQEHIDVSSTVRGRGRGRGRGRGRGRARGRGRGRGRHTTTEARPTSSNEALLNIEQRKVTLRAMIEQMNDRKK